A window of Apium graveolens cultivar Ventura chromosome 8, ASM990537v1, whole genome shotgun sequence contains these coding sequences:
- the LOC141680459 gene encoding uncharacterized protein LOC141680459 has protein sequence MSEQLHSEIRSFLAYHLIDSLTLLLSASSRRRLPPFTHLRYRWFCLSLLNVHLCSVFGVAVCSSQKMDRSWLKADRRTKEFKKGVDDLLMFVIENRYNEDKVSCPCLKCAHRKSWKARIVKNHLFQYGIDETYTRWIWHGESNPVESPPQEESDSSGSVNQAYTGMGEADEDDDDFSSDSSDFINHVEAEHEPLYPGCENYSKMKALVKLFNLKVKHGMSDSCFSDVLLLIGSLLPDGNNIPSSFNEVNKTLCVLGMGYEKIHACSNNCLLYRGQIDEDETTCRICKASRWKLNKKGEEQEGVPEKVLWYFPLIPRIRNLFNTPQIAKDMTWHKTEQEQDGKLRHPADSQTWKNVDQKWPDFASESRNLRLALSSDGFNPFHGNRTEYSSWPFLLSVYNLPPWLCMKRKYIMLCLLISGPTEPGNDIDVFLQTLIEDLQELWRGKQVYDAYKQETFLLRGILLWTITDYPALGNLSGNVIKGYNACTVCVDNTKATRLVHYRKTVIMRHRRWLPRHHPYRKQKSAFDNTVEKGVAPILLTGEQVLRRVHHLRDHIFGKTQRQPRWKKGEARPVWKKVSIFFQLEYWKFLSVRHVLDVMHIEKNICESLLGTLLNIPGKTKDRESVRLDMADIGIRTELRPKTPIKKEKMKLPDGFYSNIKNLVNMEKLRLVGMKSHDCHTIFHHLLPISIRLVIDVDKLENMQSQLVKTLCQLEKHFPPSFFDVMIHLSIHLVREVKLCGPIFLRWMYLFERYMKAFKGYVRNPAHPEGCIAEAYIADEVVECLVNFKEATIGLPKKGRDEQNGITRPLSGATIIKPSNEDLQLAHIYFLQNSNDIRPYFDEHMASLMERYPQHENDQVWLKNKQNDQFPEWFKKKIETELLHDHNGITDDIRWIAEGPNKNVPTFNGYRINGVSYSTKDRDDNRQVQCSGVSVVADTLMLVEKDNTVEHTAQTYYGVITSIWELDYNKFRVPIFLCNWVDINKGVKVDDLGFILVNLNKLGFVNDPFVLGKHVKQVCYIDDPLEKFWSVVLKLPEKNFHDHSDEENDGSVEIELENELQKPLFPNVDEHDDENASYMREEEEWIQLP, from the exons ATGTCTGAACAACTGCATAGTGAAATTAGGTCATTCCTCGCTTATCATCTCATCGACTCTCTTACTCTCTTACTCTCTGCTTCATCACGGAGGCGGCTCCCTCCTTTTACTCACCTCCGTTATAG ATGGTTTTGCTTATCATTGCTCAATGTACATCTCTGCTCTGTTTTTGGAGTTGCAG TCTGTTCAAGTCAAAAGATGGATAGATCATGGTTAAAAGCTGATAGAAGAACAAAAGAGTTTAAGAAAGGAGTGGACGATTTACTGATGTTTGTAATTGAGAACAGGTATAATGAAGACAAAGTAAGTTGTCCCTGCTTAAAGTGCGCACACAGAAAATCTTGGAAAGCTCGGATTGTTAAAAATCATCTTTTCCAATATGGCATTGATGAAACTTATACACGCTGGATATGGCACGGGGAGTCAAATCCGGTAGAAAGTCCTCCACAGGAGGAAAGTGACTCCTCTGGATCTGTTAACCAAGCGTACACCGGAATGGGTGAAGCTGACgaagatgatgatgatttctcttCAGATTCTTCAGATTTCATCAATCACGTGGAAGCTGAGCATGAACCACTTTATCCGGGTTGTGAGAATTACAGTAAGATGAAAGCTTTGGTTAAGTTATTCAACTTGAAGGTGAAGCATGGTATGTCTGATTCATGTTTTTCTGATGTTCTTTTATTGATTGGGTCTTTGCTTCCGGATGGCAACAATATCCCTTCTTCTTTCAATGAAGTAAATAAAACCTTATGTGTATTAGGAATGGGGTATGAGAAGATACATGCATGCTCGAATAATTGTCTCTTATATCGTGGGCAGATAGATGAAGATGAGACAACTTGTCGTATATGTAAGGCCTCTAGATGGAAATTGAATAAGAAAGGAGAAGAACAGGAAGGAGTCCCTGAAAAGGTTTTATGGTATTTTCCGTTAATACCAAGAATAAGAAATTTGTTCAACACACCTCAGATTGCAAAGGACATGACCTGGCACAAGACGGAGCAAGAACAGGATGGTAAACTGAGGCATCCGGCTGACTCGCAAACATGGAAAAATGTCGATCAAAAGTGGCCTGATTTTGCATCAGAGAGTAGGAACCTTCGGCTGGCTTTATCCTCCGATGGTTTCAATCCTTTTCATGGCAACCGTACTGAATATTCAAGTTGGCCTTTTTTGCTATCGGTTTACAACCTTCCACCTTGGCTCTGTATGAAAAGAAAGTACATTATGCTTTGCTTGTTAATATCAGGACCAACTGAGCCTGGAAATGATATCGACGTGTTCTTGCAAACACTTATAGAAGATCTACAAGAGTTGTGGCGCGGGAAACAAGTGTATGACGCATATAAACAAGAGACTTTCTTACTAAGGGGGATATTATTATGGACGATAACTGATTATCCGGCCTTGGGGAACTTGTCAGGAAATGTAATTAAAGGGTATAATGCTTGTACTGTTTGTGTTGACAACACAAAGGCTACTAGGCTTGTTCATTATCGGAAGACGGTGATTATGAGGCATAGGAGGTGGTTGCCTCGTCATCATCCGTATAGAAAGCAAAAATCAGCTTTTGATAACACTGTTGAGAAGGGTGTTGCTCCAATTCTGTTAACTGGTGAGCAAGTTCTTAGAAGAGTACATCATCTAAGGGACCATATCTTTGGTAAGACACAGCGCCAACCTCGATGGAAGAAAGGTGAAGCTCGACCAGTTTGGAAGAAGGTATCTATATTCTTCCAACTTGAGTATTGGAAGTTTTTGTCGGTGAGGCATGTTCTCGATGTGATGCACatcgagaaaaatatatgtgaatCTTTGCTCGGAACTTTGCTAAATATTCCTGGAAAGACAAAAGATAGGGAGTCTGTCCGTCTTGATATGGCTGACATTGGAATAAGAACGGAGCTGAGGCCAAAAACTCCCATAAAGAAAGAGAAG ATGAAGTTACCGGATGGATTTTATTCAAATATCAAGAATCTTGTTAATATGGAAAAACTTCGGCTTGTTGGAATGAAATCTCATGATTGCCACACAATATTTCATCATTTGCTTCCAATTTCGATTCG TCTAGTCATCGATGTAGATAAATTGGAAAATATGCAATCTCAGTTGGTGAAAACATTATGCCAGCTAGAAAAACACTTTCCCCCTTCGTTTTTCGATGTGATGATCCATCTCTCAATTCATCTTGTGAGAGAGGTTAAGCTTTGCGGGCCAATCTTTCTTCGTTGGATGTATCTTTTCGAGAGATATATGAAGGCGTTTAAGGGATATGTACGCAACCCTGCTCATCCCGAAGGCTGTATTGCAGAGGCATATATTGCCGATGAGGTCGTTGAATGTTTGGTCAATTTTAAAGAAGCTACCATAGGTTTGCCAAAAAAGGGTAGGGATGAGCAAAATGGAATAACCAGACCTCTATCCGGTGCGACAATCATAAAGCCGAGCAACGAGGACTTGCAGCTTGCACACATATATTTTCTGCAAAATAGCAATGACATCAGGCCATATTTTGA TGAACATATGGCATCTTTGATGGAAAGATACCCAcaacatgaaaatgaccaagtaTGGCTAAAAAACAAGCAAAATGATCAATTCCCCGAATGGTTCAAGAAAAAG ATTGAAACAGAATTGCTCCATGATCATAATGGCATAACTGATGATATAAGGTGGATTGCAGAAGGGCCTAACAAGAATGTTCCTACATTCAACGGTTATAGAATCAACGGTGTTAGTTATAGCACCAAGGATCGCGATGATAATCGACAAGTCCAGTGTAGTGGTGTTTCCGTTGTTGCTGATACATTGATGCTTGTTGAAAAAGATAACACTGTTGAACATACTGCACAAACCTATTACGGAGTTATAACAAGTATATGGGAGTTAGACTATAATAAATTCAGGGTCCCTATATTTCTTTGTAATTGGGTAGATATTAACAAAGGGGTAAAGGTCGATGACTTGGGATTTATATTGGTTAATTTGAACAAATTAGGATTTGTAAATGATCCTTTCGTGCTAGGAAAACATGTTAAGCAAGTTTGCTACATTGATGATCCTCTTGAGAAATTCTGGTCTGTGGTGTTAAAGCTACCAGAAAAGAACTTTCATGACCACTCTGATGAGGAAAATGATGGCTCTGTAGAAATAGAACTTGAGAATGAGCTACAAAAGCCCCTGTTCCCAAATGTTGATGAACATGATGATGAAAATGCTAGTTATATGCGAGAGGAAGAAGAATGGATTCAGCTTCCATGA
- the LOC141680460 gene encoding uncharacterized protein LOC141680460 translates to MHRIVRRKIMGNKLTVTLNGKGESFGPQAAEIQSYIGVLARTKPPIWHDSWKCVHDEVKTKIWDCVLMAFVLPPSAKKLVLRSAGQKWREFKSRLTTHYILPYRDQPEMLAYPPADFSFIEKAHWDIFVVDRTSPEFLKCHDEAVGRRMLSVYPHRMSRKGYANLENEWYQSHPDEEEVDRSSTWVLARKDKDEIFLSDIVQKKAEEIEKLKKEVKEGTLKAEGVDDILTLALGKPEHGGRVRGQGVHVKQSIYFDLPRQKKAKTMDEKIQERV, encoded by the exons ATGCATCGAATTGTGAGACGGAAGATCATGGGAAACAAACTTACAGTAACTTTAAATGGTAAAGGAGAGTCGTTTGGTCCTCAAGCGGCAGAGATCCAATCCTATATTGGGGTTTTGGCGAGAACCAAACCACCAATATGGCATGATAGTTGGAAATGTGTACATGATGAAGTAAAGACAAAGATTTGGGACTGTGTGCTG ATGGCTTTTGTTTTGCCTCCGTCCGCTAAGAAGTTGGTTTTACGTTCGGCGGGTCAAAAATGGAGGGAGTTTAAAAGTCGGCTGACGACACATTACATTCTCCCTTATCGAGATCAACCTGAAATGCTGGCATATCCTCCTGCAGATTTTTCTTTTATAGAAAAAGCGCATTGGGATATATTTGTTGTTGATCGCACGTCACCTGAGTTTTTG AAATGTCATGATGAAGCTGTAGGAAGAAGGATGCTAAGTGTGTATCCTCATCGCATGTCTCGAAAAGGTTATGCTAACCTCGAGAATGAATGG TATCAATCTCATCCAGATGAAGAGGAAGTTGATCGATCATCAACCTGGGTCCTCGCAAGGAAGGACAAAGATGAAATTTTTTTAAGTGACATTGTTCAGAAAAAAGCAGAGGAAATT GAAAAACTGAAAAAGGAGGTTAAGGAAGGGACACTAAAAGCAGAAGGTGTTGATGATATTTTAACCCTGGCGCTTGGTAAGCCTGAGCATGGTGGGAGGGTCCGTGGCCAAGGTGTTCATGTAAAACAGAGCATTTACTTTGATCTCCCTAGGCAAAAGAAAGCCAAGACAATGGATGAAAAGATACAGGAAAGAGTTTAG